From the Xiphophorus hellerii strain 12219 chromosome 20, Xiphophorus_hellerii-4.1, whole genome shotgun sequence genome, the window AATTCACATCGTACTTCCAAACTTCTTGCCACTTGGGAAAAAATTAGCAAGCTAGAAGTATTTAGGGGCCAGATGTATTTTTCATCcattaaataaactaattttattgtgaattactgtttttatttgccaagcaataaattaaacaccTGGTATCTTAGTCAAACAAAGTGGTCTGATGGTCTGAATGGAACTAGAACATGGTCCAATCAGGCCATAtaaacaagtacacacacacccacacccacacacgcacacacacacacacacacacatgtttgcgTGGCTaactttgtggggactttccattgacttccattcatttccacagcctaaaccttatcctaaccctaaccctactcAAAAcccaattcacaccttagtcctaaatctgacccctgaccagCATTTTCCCTTGTGGGGACCCTAccaggagcagtgggtccccataatgtatgtgtcaggaaaacggttcccacaaggtattacaaacaagcacacacacacatacacacacacacaccccgcatACCCGTAGCCACCGCTGCTCATGTAGTAGAAGACTTCTTGATAACGGAGAGGATAATCCCACACCTGGACATCAGTGATCTGACcttcaaagtttgaaaaatcCATCACACGCTCACCTGACCACACGTActgaagacacacacacacaaagcagatAATTTTGGAGAGAAAATTAAGAAACTCATTgagatttacatttaaaatgtgtgtgtgtgtacagatGCAAcctaataaattacaaatgtattgtaaagtttatttcaataattcaaaaCAATCAAAGGATTCACTCCCTTTCACTgttttccactttgttttttacagatttctttcatatttgaatgagtaaataaaaaataaaaaaattttaataaaacgtTTACATaagacatttctaaaaaatgtaaatctctTCATTTCAGGCCACATAAGATCATGGACGTCCTTAAAGGGAACAGTTAATGCAGCAtgcaaactgttaaaatattatagttttctctgtttagtacaaatttaaatgttttcatttttaacatttattccacattgatgtaatttagTCCTATACAAATACAACTGATTtaatttgactgataaaataatattttaagcaCCCAATTGTCATCTTAAAGTGCTATTTATGTGGCCGTCTACAGTCTAGACGAGAAGGCCACATAAACAAACATGACAGGCCGGATTTGGCCAGAGGGTAAAtgcaatgcaaaaacacaaactcttactaagtatttttgttttgtttctagtgcaaaaacctttttacacttaaataagacaaaactaattcacaagcaacttttcagcaagatacagtagcttgttttaagtcagtaattcttgaatattcataaaaacagatttttatttatgggaaaaatgtctttttataagtgaaaataTCCTCTCTAGTTTAAAGCTGTGcactttaattaattaatatatttttagagaTCTATTGAGTGACGTGTCTTTATGACTATCACTGCTCAATATTTCTTGTTGCCTGTTTTTATtagtattgtttttatttttattgtgtttctgcCCGTTGGACATCAAAAAAGTATTAAGTATCTATATAAAAATCTGGCAGTGAAGCtagcacattttttttattatcaatatttaagaatgactgacttaaaacaagctggtACATGTTGCTGACAGAttacatgtaagttagttttgccctatgtagtgtaataagatatttacactagaaacacaacaaaactacttggtaagatgttgtGTCTTTACAGTATGTGGTTTAATCTATGAATAatttcaagaaagaaaaaaaatactcaaatcaATTTTAGATTTTGACACAATGatacaaaatgtggaaaaagtgaagggATGTGAAAACAGCTATATCAGTGATAGCAGTCATATCTTTAGATTACTGCAGACACTAAATCAGAGATGTTGTTCATTCTGTTCTCACCTGGTTattcagcagcttcctgctgctcaTGTCTGAGTCTCTGAACATCTGGACTACACCCTTCGTGTTGTCCACAGTGAAGCAGATGCTGGTCCACATGTTGGGTGTCAGACCAGGCCAGAGTTTTAAGTAAGGTTGCAGGTAAACTCTGTTGTAATTGTTGAAGGTCAGTGCGTATGATTGCGGTCTACCAATCTCCAGCCTCAGATACTGGCTGGATGGGCTGAGGGTGAAGATGGAGCCACTCTGAGAGTCTGTGATGTACCGCAAGCACACTGACACACCTGCAGGGGGCGCACAAGGACAGAGAAGCTCAAAAATAAGAGTAACTAGGTtgtaaataaagagaaaataaatgaaatacaaaaaatatataacagaaGGTTAAATCTCAGTGATGTaacattataaattatttattattattctctttattcatttcattcaatacaaataagaatttttaatacaaagaaaaaaataaaataattttaaaaaaaaatgaaatgaaaggtagcagaaagaagaaaataatcttataataTCTGCCCCTTTATAAATagtaactgaaacaaaaaacaacaaaaaaagaaaccatgAATAACGTGGTTATGGTTTTATTATTCTGCCTCTCCAGAGTTGCTATTCTGCACATCTGATGCTaacagcaggtcttgatgcttGATTCAGATTTCACATTGTTTCCTGAAATCCGCTTTTTTACTCATTCGAAGAGACTTACAACTTCGTATCAACCCGcatgcacagaagaagaaggTTGATGTCACACAGCAGTGATCTGTTTATGGAAATAACGATGGATGCCGCCGACTGTTGACCAGGTGGGATTGTGTCGTGATGCGCTTCATTGacttctttcataatttcataattatagTTTTCGACCATTGGTTACATTTAGTTTTACCTCGTCTGGCTTCTTCTAGTGCAGAATTAAGATGCATTAACTAAAATGCCATAAtacatagtttaaaaaaaagaacatagctaagcaagaacaaagaaaaaagaaagaaaaccgaTAGCCCCGctaactttgttctttgttgaagtttttcaCCTTAATGAACAGGAACAGAGAATATCAGTAAAGCCTCAGTGATTATTTGTGGAGGAACTCACCTCTAGTGGAAGGAGCTGTGGACCATGGGTACCGAGTGGTGGACCATGGGTACCGAGTGGTGGACCATGGGTACCGAGTGGTGGACCATGGGTACCGAGTGGTGGACCATGGGTACCGAGTGGTGGACCATGGGTACCGAGTGGCAGAGCTGGTGGTAGGTTGATAAGGTCCAGTTGTAGGTCTATGGGTGTTGATTTTCGTGTTAGGGGTTGACATTTCAGTTGTGCCTGTGTTAGTTTGGGTGTAGCTGGGTGTGGAGGCAGAGTCGGTGTAACCTCTGGTTTGGTATGATGTAGTAGTAGCCCAGGGGGGCAGCTGGTAAGGTGAATAGAAGACCAATCTTCCGTAATAACCGGACAAAGTGAACATCTTCCCGCTCAGATTGACTCCAGAACCACCTGAGGAAGAATCATGATCAGACACACCATCAGAATGAGATAAAGTCCTGATTCTTACTCAATATTTCAGAGGATGTTTGTTGTTTATCAGAACTGCACAACAGGAGTGCGTTGAAAAAGTCTTCTTACaacattttcagagttttattatGTTCCAACCTTTCAAGAAACCGGACACAGACATGCCTGGGGCATGTCTTTATTTTCAGTACCTTGTGTTATTGTAACGAGATCTTTACAGGTCCTAATGCTGGAAAACAGCAAGAAAATGGTTCCTGTCACACCAGTTCTCAAGGGTGTGTTCATAGCTGCCGCTGTTGCTCTGTTGGTCAGCTGCTACAGTTTTCTTTCTCACTACAATGtgccaaacaaaccaaacacgTTGAAAACCATGtttccctcctcgcctgtgggggcgctatACCGAGAGGCACTGaaggaaataatacaaaaacctctgaaaaagacactgagcgcagctttcttatttgcaaaatgtaaacaaaaatggactgACGCCAGATTTTAACGgatgtaagattttttttttgtctttggtaaaaaaccACGAGcacatttctcctgctagtgcTAGACTAACACGTTTGTTTGGGTTAtaattacccagaatgccctgcattgtagtccacttcctggttttggaACAGTCTTTGATCCACTTGGTGTGCACATGTGCAtttgaaccgcaccagagttcacttcaactgaacagagaccgaggtttgtaggcggaccagagttcacttttttggtccacatcagagtttgataacacattcacacctccacaaacgAACCGGCAACAGTCAACACCTGTGTGGTTTTGCTTACAAGGTATAGTTCACTTGCAAGAAATTACAAAGTGAAAGCAACAGAGTCTGCCTTAGGTCCAGATCAAAGAATCTCCTGGAGAGGATACactctacactgcaaaacacaacatcttaccaaatagtttttgtttagtttctagttcaaaatgcctaagcacacttgaaataagacaaaattaactagAAATTTTGATTCCtaatttaaagtatttcctATTAGTGTGTTTAAATTGCTTGCATATGAAACAAGTGACATGTAGCTGAACAATATGAGCTGTACTTAATCATCTACAGACTGGTTATGCAGTACTTGTactgtcacataaaacccctaataaataaagtttgtggttgtgaagCAATAAAATGTGGGAAACTATGTGAATATATTGAAAGCTTTagaaaatttaattgaaaattaatttttatatgaaatctaatcaaaaacatcttaaggAATCTATTGCACAGCTTCCCTCCTTACAAATGGAAAAATTGCAAAAGCAAATGCAATGcaaatgttaacaaaaacaggaaatttgcATGAGGAGATAAAGGCTATATTTCTACAAAATGattcaaactaataaaaactgtaatttcaGGGACTGAGTCGGTGATTTGTTCACTTtccatcattttaaaaagaagaagtgagCTAATTTTGAAAATTCTGCATGTGCATTAGTGTAATTTAGGGACGTCTGTGTCCTTACGGCTCTTACCTCTGGTGGGGTCTGGCCAAGCATGCAGTGACCTTTCAGTGAAGGTCATCAGCGTCACCATCAAGAAGAAAAGCAGCTTCATCTTCACACTTAGCCTATCTGCCGACGTCTTCAGGGAAAACAGCAATCGGTGATAATAAATAATCTCCGCCTGCAGCTTCTCAGAGCTGAACGTCAGCTTGTttaatttcacttcctgcttcaaAAGTCAACAGCCTCTAAGTTTCATTTCTCTGGTTTAGTCTCCTATTCTCCCCCTGCAGGCTGTCTGGTTCAGATAAACAGCTGCAGAATATTACTGTAACAGAACCATTTGACATTCTGGCTGGGATATTTATAAACCACAAACCCACAACAATCTGTGCAGAGGTCAGATTACTTCAACTATATGTTTGTGGTCCAGAAATGTAACTTCCAGAACATGAGACAAATGAATGAAAGCAACTGGTTTGATAAACAGAAGTGAAATCTGC encodes:
- the LOC116710913 gene encoding uncharacterized protein LOC116710913, whose protein sequence is MKLLFFLMVTLMTFTERSLHAWPDPTRGGSGVNLSGKMFTLSGYYGRLVFYSPYQLPPWATTTSYQTRGYTDSASTPSYTQTNTGTTEMSTPNTKINTHRPTTGPYQPTTSSATRYPWSTTRYPWSTTRYPWSTTRYPWSTTRYPWSTTRYPWSTAPSTRGVSVCLRYITDSQSGSIFTLSPSSQYLRLEIGRPQSYALTFNNYNRVYLQPYLKLWPGLTPNMWTSICFTVDNTKGVVQMFRDSDMSSRKLLNNQYVWSGERVMDFSNFEGQITDVQVWDYPLRYQEVFYYMSSGGYGSYQGSVLSWSYISYSQTGRTLLEDGYELQMRKPNRKWERRNHLKGEFKPRKVLLFEERKRDQWKKEM